A portion of the Simkania negevensis Z genome contains these proteins:
- a CDS encoding CdsG family type III secretion system protein yields MEDLKKYEEDFFLFLEAGFIAINQADEDSAVKLLKTCELMQPENPLIKIGFGYLHLHKLELKQACEYFEEVLRIDPGNEMATTFLGIALSLTPDKVSKGEQLLEKSARDSSDSQVKKVANTTLDFVEQFVKKTPGPADVKRK; encoded by the coding sequence ATGGAAGATCTAAAAAAATACGAAGAAGACTTCTTCTTGTTTTTAGAAGCGGGTTTCATTGCCATTAACCAAGCGGATGAAGATTCTGCTGTCAAGCTCTTAAAAACTTGCGAGCTGATGCAGCCAGAAAATCCCCTCATCAAAATTGGGTTTGGATATTTGCACCTGCATAAACTCGAACTCAAACAAGCCTGTGAGTACTTTGAAGAGGTCCTGCGCATTGATCCAGGTAATGAAATGGCTACGACATTTCTAGGAATCGCGCTTTCTCTGACTCCAGACAAAGTCTCAAAAGGTGAACAGTTGCTGGAAAAATCAGCAAGAGATTCTTCGGACTCTCAAGTAAAGAAGGTGGCGAATACAACCCTTGACTTTGTCGAGCAGTTTGTGAAAAAGACACCTGGACCTGCAGATGTAAAACGAAAGTAG
- the sctN gene encoding type III secretion system ATPase SctN: MAEGPDFDKLIGQLEDIELTTVHGRITEIVGMLIKAVVPNVKMGEVCLIKRDGDPLIAEVVGFTKEEVYLSPLGEMTGVGPSSEVIPMRLPLHIKVGPNLLGRVLDGLGHPLDTAEKGPLELEETYSVLNAPPDPLKREMIDKPISTGIRAIDGVLTAGRGQRIGIFAAAGGGKSTTLGMIARYAQADVNVITLIGERGREVREFIEHDLGPEGVARSVIIVSTSDQAAQLRLNAAYVGTAIAEYFRDQGKTVILMMDSVTRFARALREIGLAAGEPPARAGYTPSVFATLPKLLERSGNSDKGSITAFYTILVAGDDMNEPVADEVRSILDGHIILSSELARQYHYPAIDILSSASRILPNVTSEEHRKLIGQIREVLANYKKNELLIRIGEYKPGSDKQADFAIKYVDKVNRFLKQKVDEKCTFQETLEQLQALFR, encoded by the coding sequence ATGGCTGAAGGCCCTGATTTCGATAAGCTTATCGGACAACTAGAAGACATTGAACTGACTACAGTTCATGGACGCATCACCGAAATTGTCGGAATGCTCATCAAAGCCGTTGTCCCCAACGTCAAAATGGGTGAGGTTTGCCTCATCAAGCGCGACGGTGATCCCCTCATTGCTGAAGTTGTTGGGTTTACAAAAGAAGAAGTCTACCTTTCCCCTCTAGGAGAAATGACAGGCGTCGGTCCATCATCTGAAGTGATCCCTATGCGCCTTCCTCTTCATATCAAAGTTGGTCCCAATCTTTTAGGACGGGTCTTGGATGGACTCGGTCACCCTCTCGATACAGCAGAAAAAGGACCTCTCGAACTTGAGGAGACTTACTCAGTCCTCAACGCTCCCCCTGATCCACTAAAACGAGAAATGATCGATAAGCCGATTTCAACTGGAATTCGTGCGATTGATGGAGTTTTGACAGCTGGTCGAGGACAAAGGATCGGGATTTTTGCGGCTGCTGGAGGCGGTAAGTCGACAACTCTCGGGATGATTGCTCGCTATGCTCAAGCAGATGTCAACGTTATCACCTTGATTGGAGAGCGGGGACGTGAGGTGCGAGAATTTATTGAACATGACCTCGGTCCCGAAGGGGTTGCCCGTTCTGTGATTATCGTCTCAACGTCAGATCAAGCAGCGCAACTTCGTTTGAACGCTGCCTATGTGGGAACAGCTATTGCCGAATACTTCCGCGACCAAGGAAAAACTGTCATCCTGATGATGGACTCTGTGACCCGTTTTGCACGAGCTCTGCGGGAAATTGGTCTTGCTGCAGGAGAACCTCCTGCGCGCGCTGGTTACACTCCTTCAGTTTTCGCGACACTACCAAAGCTTCTCGAGCGCTCAGGCAACTCAGACAAAGGTTCGATCACAGCTTTCTACACGATTCTCGTTGCTGGAGATGACATGAACGAGCCGGTTGCCGATGAAGTCCGCTCGATCTTGGATGGACATATTATCTTGTCAAGCGAACTTGCTCGTCAATACCACTACCCCGCGATCGATATTCTCAGTTCTGCGAGCCGGATTCTTCCGAATGTTACGAGTGAAGAACACCGCAAGCTTATTGGTCAGATCCGAGAAGTTCTTGCGAACTACAAGAAGAACGAGCTTCTTATTCGGATTGGAGAATACAAGCCCGGCTCAGATAAGCAAGCCGATTTTGCCATCAAGTATGTGGATAAGGTAAACCGCTTCCTCAAACAAAAAGTCGATGAAAAGTGTACCTTTCAAGAAACTCTCGAGCAACTCCAAGCCTTATTTAGGTAA
- the sctQ gene encoding type III secretion system cytoplasmic ring protein SctQ gives MSVAPEGWIKQIETSILQTKEIPMWGAFPGFPWKEFANVFAQNFNLKEFKMTVGTSEWKSGSSILTGMGRSPLQLSMELTPLQGSFSLIVPTEDFTKLSSWAIDPKAGEEGFSDPFLQKGFFRYITLEALHLVDQLQIFRGLTPKIVEMPLSKEDAYCVDIALEKDSETVWGRLVCPPLFHEAFREHYTGEWRLSIPSEKYEQIDLDLSMSAGRTTLSQDDWKNLYEGDLLFLDYCSYSPSLGRGTFQLMFDHLPLFQVKLKDENVKILDYALYYEESKMTDEHDEHMYEEAHRMPGDPSHPEEEMAAKHMGQTHSEEMISPKKVPIHLSVEVAHLKMNLDKLLKLKPGNTLELNVKPEQGVSLVANGKCMAKGNLVQIGDVIGVKITKIGQ, from the coding sequence ATGAGCGTTGCGCCAGAAGGCTGGATCAAACAAATTGAAACATCAATTTTACAGACTAAAGAAATCCCCATGTGGGGAGCATTTCCTGGATTTCCCTGGAAAGAATTTGCCAATGTCTTTGCTCAAAACTTCAATTTAAAAGAGTTCAAAATGACAGTTGGCACTTCTGAATGGAAATCTGGATCTTCTATCTTAACAGGAATGGGACGTTCTCCCTTGCAGCTTAGTATGGAGCTCACTCCCTTGCAAGGCAGCTTTTCACTCATTGTCCCTACAGAAGACTTTACCAAACTCTCTTCTTGGGCCATTGATCCCAAAGCAGGAGAAGAAGGCTTTTCCGATCCATTTCTGCAAAAAGGATTCTTTCGCTACATCACATTAGAAGCTTTGCACCTTGTCGATCAGTTGCAGATTTTTAGAGGCCTCACTCCAAAAATCGTCGAGATGCCTCTGAGTAAAGAAGATGCCTACTGTGTCGATATCGCACTTGAAAAAGATAGTGAAACAGTATGGGGACGCCTCGTTTGTCCTCCCCTTTTCCACGAAGCTTTTCGCGAGCATTACACGGGTGAGTGGCGCCTTTCGATTCCTTCAGAAAAATACGAACAAATCGATCTCGATCTCTCTATGTCTGCAGGACGAACAACCCTTTCGCAAGATGACTGGAAAAACCTCTATGAAGGCGATTTGCTTTTTCTAGATTACTGTTCCTATTCGCCTAGCTTGGGAAGAGGAACCTTTCAGCTCATGTTTGATCACCTTCCCCTCTTTCAGGTGAAACTCAAAGATGAGAATGTTAAAATCCTCGATTATGCACTTTACTATGAGGAAAGCAAGATGACCGATGAACATGATGAACATATGTACGAAGAAGCTCATCGCATGCCAGGAGACCCTTCACATCCTGAAGAAGAAATGGCAGCAAAACACATGGGGCAAACTCACTCTGAAGAAATGATTTCCCCAAAAAAAGTTCCCATCCACTTATCTGTTGAAGTGGCTCACCTCAAAATGAACCTCGATAAACTTCTCAAACTTAAGCCTGGCAATACATTAGAACTCAATGTTAAACCAGAGCAAGGCGTCAGCCTCGTTGCCAATGGAAAGTGCATGGCTAAAGGAAATCTCGTTCAAATTGGAGATGTGATTGGCGTAAAAATCACAAAAATTGGTCAATAG
- a CDS encoding DUF5398 family protein has product MFGLEKKKNKPFEFDLEKELKSSKRKKEVLTICEERTKQLKEALREGKASENFDQCGIIMQGYAALEKVVKKAST; this is encoded by the coding sequence ATGTTTGGATTAGAAAAGAAAAAGAACAAGCCTTTTGAATTTGATCTTGAAAAAGAACTCAAAAGCAGCAAAAGAAAAAAAGAAGTTCTCACAATTTGTGAAGAACGAACAAAGCAGTTGAAAGAAGCACTAAGGGAAGGAAAAGCATCAGAAAATTTTGACCAATGCGGAATCATCATGCAAGGTTATGCCGCATTAGAAAAAGTAGTAAAGAAAGCTTCGACTTAA
- a CDS encoding amidohydrolase family protein: MYKGEIVDAHMHLWDLDHGDYPWIKERNPLIEVLVGDYKKIRKNFLIDDYLKMVKPHHITKSIHLEANANPKKALHETMWLQKQADTYGFPHGIVIQTDLASNDLEEELKDHLQYPNVRGARQILFREEDSDKPNLLQEYGWQKGLKLLAKYELSFELALFAHQLADATKIVREYSDVRFVLEHLGWPLDLSKEGFELWKNRLALLASETNVHFKISGISSVLKTSDQKTIEPYLLTAIELFGVDRCFFGSNFPPDSLHCTFAGLLDSLKRIFSQFDEKTQTKLFYQNAKDFYQI; encoded by the coding sequence ATGTACAAAGGTGAAATTGTCGATGCTCATATGCATTTGTGGGATCTCGATCACGGGGATTATCCCTGGATAAAAGAGCGTAACCCTTTAATAGAGGTGTTGGTTGGAGATTACAAGAAAATACGAAAGAACTTTCTGATCGACGACTACCTAAAAATGGTGAAACCGCACCATATCACAAAAAGTATCCATCTTGAAGCAAATGCCAATCCCAAAAAAGCACTTCATGAAACGATGTGGCTACAAAAACAAGCCGATACCTATGGTTTCCCACATGGGATTGTGATTCAAACCGATCTTGCATCCAATGATTTAGAAGAAGAATTGAAAGATCATCTTCAATATCCGAATGTGCGAGGTGCGAGGCAAATTTTGTTTCGTGAAGAAGATTCGGATAAGCCCAATCTTCTTCAAGAGTATGGATGGCAAAAAGGGTTAAAGCTTTTAGCTAAGTATGAACTTTCATTTGAACTTGCCCTTTTTGCTCACCAACTTGCCGATGCAACAAAAATCGTGCGTGAGTACTCTGATGTCCGCTTTGTTCTCGAACATCTTGGTTGGCCTCTTGATCTTTCAAAAGAGGGATTTGAGCTGTGGAAAAATCGCCTTGCTCTATTAGCTTCAGAAACCAATGTTCATTTTAAAATCAGTGGGATAAGTTCAGTCTTGAAAACGTCAGATCAAAAAACCATCGAACCGTATCTCTTAACAGCAATAGAACTCTTTGGTGTGGATCGGTGTTTTTTTGGCAGTAACTTCCCACCAGATAGTCTCCATTGTACCTTTGCAGGGTTGTTAGATAGTCTTAAAAGAATTTTTAGCCAGTTTGATGAAAAGACGCAGACGAAACTTTTCTATCAAAATGCCAAAGACTTCTACCAAATTTGA
- a CDS encoding type III secretion system chaperone — protein MQAERLLEILAENLHLEAIPQKDKDGIYRLKLPPNFQVGVLELNPGVFFSSLILPIPKEGSKESLFIYLMKANLMGQGTGGGAIGIDPTEKFFTFSQSLPFEMNYQVFKESLEDFLNYITYWQEEIVRFNQTLL, from the coding sequence ATGCAAGCCGAGCGTCTTTTAGAAATTTTAGCTGAAAATCTCCATTTAGAAGCCATTCCCCAAAAGGATAAGGATGGCATCTATAGATTGAAACTTCCGCCAAACTTTCAAGTCGGTGTATTAGAGCTCAATCCTGGAGTCTTTTTTTCCTCCCTTATTCTCCCTATCCCAAAAGAAGGAAGCAAAGAATCTTTGTTCATCTATCTTATGAAGGCCAATCTTATGGGACAAGGAACGGGCGGTGGAGCGATCGGAATCGATCCCACCGAAAAGTTTTTCACTTTTTCACAATCACTCCCCTTTGAAATGAACTACCAAGTTTTCAAAGAATCTCTCGAAGATTTCCTAAACTATATTACATATTGGCAAGAAGAGATCGTCCGCTTCAACCAAACTTTGCTTTAG
- a CDS encoding serine/threonine-protein kinase translates to MDNAEFYKQSTLPNLTKGNGEPTISSGKIGPYKIDTLLSKGGMSYLYLGMHPDGFPLVVKVLSPKFMTHSEMVQQFLKESEIIGLTDHPNIIKLYGQGKWEGGLYIAMEFVQGISLKQFIMQQNLSIKSSLDIILQVSYALLHLHTHGVIHRDLKPENILITEGGQVKVIDFGIAQLTHDRKPPLPSYKSQFLGTPSYMSPEQKKDPLKVTVATDIYSLGVITFELIVGKLSYGKIQLSLLPTNLRKIVEKALQPAAIERYQDIVDFITDISSYLKTLAIKRDSHQVQDVKEIWEQLEQGHRKLLPKAVPKWNAFDIGFAHYDPAADLGTYYDFYRFADKSYMILIAELNESRLESLGEIGLLKGMILSLTHDAKTSQDQSFEPISFMTSLNTMFCAQEYKSSFAFHLLHLMPQDNQFSFISCGFQPLIHLPVGSETPRFLANQNPLLGTDPHHGFYETTENWNEGDILIVHSFQTDLSEAKESQKLEETIRTALPSFMQLSAQTQAEGLSSELTKATAKQNQEVPHSVLTIQRIT, encoded by the coding sequence ATGGACAATGCAGAATTCTATAAACAAAGCACGCTCCCGAACCTCACCAAAGGAAACGGAGAGCCAACGATTTCATCTGGAAAAATCGGTCCCTATAAAATCGACACGCTTTTGAGTAAAGGGGGAATGAGCTACCTCTACCTTGGGATGCATCCTGATGGATTTCCGCTTGTTGTCAAAGTTCTTTCTCCTAAATTCATGACCCATTCTGAAATGGTACAGCAATTCCTTAAGGAGTCTGAAATCATTGGCCTTACAGATCATCCCAACATCATAAAGCTCTATGGCCAAGGAAAATGGGAAGGCGGCCTCTACATCGCAATGGAGTTTGTTCAAGGAATCTCTCTTAAACAATTCATCATGCAGCAAAACCTCTCAATCAAAAGCTCTCTCGACATTATTCTTCAAGTTTCGTATGCCCTCCTTCACCTGCACACACACGGCGTCATTCATCGTGACCTCAAACCTGAAAACATTTTGATCACCGAAGGAGGACAAGTCAAAGTCATTGACTTTGGGATCGCTCAACTAACCCATGATCGGAAACCTCCCCTTCCTTCTTATAAAAGTCAGTTTTTGGGAACGCCTAGTTACATGAGTCCTGAGCAAAAAAAAGATCCGCTCAAAGTCACTGTCGCAACCGATATCTATTCCCTTGGTGTCATCACCTTTGAACTCATTGTCGGCAAGCTCAGCTACGGAAAGATCCAACTTTCACTTCTCCCAACCAACCTACGTAAAATTGTTGAAAAAGCATTGCAACCTGCCGCCATAGAGCGGTACCAAGACATTGTCGACTTCATCACAGATATTTCAAGCTATCTGAAAACACTCGCAATAAAAAGAGACTCTCATCAGGTGCAAGATGTTAAAGAAATTTGGGAACAACTCGAGCAAGGACACCGTAAACTTCTCCCTAAAGCTGTCCCTAAGTGGAATGCATTTGATATTGGCTTTGCCCACTATGATCCGGCAGCTGACCTCGGCACCTATTACGATTTTTACCGCTTTGCCGATAAGTCCTATATGATTCTCATTGCCGAACTCAATGAAAGCCGCCTGGAATCCCTTGGAGAAATTGGTCTCTTAAAAGGAATGATTCTCAGTTTGACCCACGATGCAAAAACTTCCCAGGATCAGAGCTTTGAACCGATTAGCTTCATGACAAGCTTAAACACGATGTTCTGCGCACAAGAGTACAAATCTTCCTTTGCCTTCCATCTTCTCCATCTCATGCCCCAAGACAATCAATTCTCATTCATCTCTTGCGGATTTCAACCGCTAATTCACCTCCCAGTAGGAAGTGAAACCCCTCGCTTTTTAGCCAACCAAAACCCTTTGCTTGGTACAGATCCTCACCATGGATTTTACGAAACAACAGAGAATTGGAATGAAGGAGATATCCTCATTGTCCATTCCTTCCAAACAGATTTGTCCGAAGCAAAAGAAAGCCAAAAACTCGAAGAGACAATCCGGACGGCGCTCCCCTCATTTATGCAGCTTTCTGCGCAAACGCAAGCTGAAGGTCTTTCAAGCGAGCTGACCAAAGCAACGGCAAAACAGAATCAGGAAGTCCCTCACTCGGTCCTCACTATTCAGCGGATCACTTAA
- the sctD gene encoding type III secretion system inner membrane ring subunit SctD has translation MAGFLIAEEGPLAGLVVRMEEGEEWIIGRDPDVCFQVIEDPMVSRKHVIFHLSDEGYQIENLSAVNPATVNGKAIDTPTLLQEGDTVQIGSVFFRYTEKDPAAAPSEQQVESVQDETPTIYEESDDLDALAFTGGADARWIIKIISGPNAGAEFGLHEDTTYVIGKDPNTCDIIFQDLSVSRQHAEISVTAEAKVTIRDLGSRNKVLVNGLEIQQPTELSTQDLIALGTTSFLVIDREQTRETIVSPSAGFEYLPPSREEKEDAVVKTAEAEVKKDWKKMMIPTRHLILAGIFAVLLIIALGGVFSLFKSESVTISIADESQEVSKALKNFPEVEFSFNPSSGKLFLLGHVMTEVDHQEMMYMLRSLHFIHSIDDNVIIDELVWEGTNALISKNPTWRGVNLTSIVPGHFVLRGYVQTLEEASKLSEYINLNFPYLDKLDNQVVVENTLEAQIQSLLLEKNLLNVTFQFSNGELILAGRVGSNRETDFSEAIKMLKKVKGVRMVKNFVIITSPTSDVINITSNYKVTGSSKLGNVSQYVVINGKILSSGDSLDGMKITSIEENSIFLEKDGIKYQINYNQQ, from the coding sequence ATGGCAGGTTTTCTTATCGCCGAAGAAGGCCCTTTGGCAGGCCTTGTCGTCCGAATGGAAGAAGGCGAAGAATGGATCATTGGGCGTGATCCCGATGTCTGTTTTCAAGTGATCGAAGACCCTATGGTCTCTCGAAAGCACGTCATTTTTCATTTGAGCGATGAAGGTTATCAAATTGAAAACTTAAGTGCTGTTAATCCCGCAACTGTAAACGGAAAAGCAATTGATACCCCTACCCTCCTTCAAGAAGGTGACACTGTTCAAATTGGGAGCGTCTTTTTTCGTTATACTGAAAAAGATCCTGCTGCAGCTCCTTCTGAGCAGCAAGTCGAATCTGTGCAAGATGAAACTCCAACAATTTATGAAGAATCGGACGATTTAGATGCTCTCGCTTTTACTGGAGGCGCTGATGCACGTTGGATCATTAAAATTATTTCAGGACCAAACGCTGGCGCCGAGTTTGGGTTACATGAAGACACTACGTATGTGATTGGGAAAGATCCGAACACGTGTGATATCATTTTTCAAGATCTAAGTGTCTCGAGACAGCACGCCGAAATTTCAGTGACTGCTGAAGCCAAAGTCACGATCCGAGATTTGGGAAGTCGGAACAAGGTCCTTGTTAACGGTCTCGAAATTCAACAGCCCACTGAGCTAAGCACCCAAGACTTAATCGCACTTGGAACCACTTCGTTTTTGGTGATCGATCGAGAACAAACACGCGAAACCATTGTTTCTCCATCCGCTGGATTTGAATATCTCCCCCCTTCAAGAGAGGAGAAGGAAGACGCAGTCGTTAAAACCGCAGAAGCCGAGGTTAAAAAAGACTGGAAGAAAATGATGATTCCAACGCGCCACCTCATTCTCGCTGGAATCTTCGCAGTTCTTCTCATCATTGCTTTAGGCGGTGTGTTTAGCTTATTTAAAAGTGAATCTGTCACAATTTCTATTGCCGACGAATCCCAAGAAGTGAGTAAAGCGCTCAAAAATTTTCCCGAAGTTGAGTTCTCTTTTAATCCTTCTTCAGGAAAGCTTTTTTTACTCGGCCATGTCATGACCGAAGTGGACCATCAAGAAATGATGTACATGCTCCGTTCCCTTCACTTTATTCATTCGATTGACGACAATGTGATCATCGACGAGCTTGTTTGGGAAGGAACAAATGCTCTCATTTCAAAAAACCCTACCTGGCGTGGAGTGAACCTCACCTCGATTGTTCCGGGACACTTTGTATTGCGTGGCTATGTACAAACCCTTGAAGAAGCTTCGAAACTCTCAGAATACATTAATTTGAACTTTCCTTATTTAGATAAGCTCGACAACCAAGTCGTTGTCGAAAATACACTGGAAGCACAAATCCAAAGCCTCCTTCTCGAAAAAAATCTTTTAAATGTGACATTTCAATTTTCAAATGGAGAATTGATTTTAGCTGGCCGCGTCGGTTCAAATCGCGAAACTGATTTTAGCGAGGCCATAAAGATGCTTAAAAAGGTGAAAGGGGTGCGCATGGTAAAAAACTTTGTCATCATCACTTCACCAACAAGTGATGTGATTAACATTACATCAAATTATAAAGTCACGGGAAGTTCAAAGCTTGGAAACGTGAGTCAATATGTTGTCATCAATGGAAAAATTCTTTCTTCTGGTGACTCTTTAGATGGTATGAAAATTACAAGTATCGAAGAAAATTCAATTTTTCTCGAAAAAGATGGCATTAAATATCAGATTAACTACAATCAGCAATAA